From the genome of Actinacidiphila yeochonensis CN732, one region includes:
- a CDS encoding amino acid ABC transporter permease — protein sequence MPSAPPGPSGPPGPYVPSARRIARERYRRARTRRSFTVATVSTLAVAGALYALIVNSPGWQRTRQTFLDPHYARVSFPSILDGLWLNVRLLLVCGAVVLVAGLLVALLRTLRGPVFFPVRALAIAYVDFFRGLPLIICLLVCIFGLPALRLNGVTHDPVTLGGVALCLTYTAYVAEVFRAGIESVHPAQRAAARSLGLTSAQAMRYVVLPQAVRRVVPALLNDLVSLQKDTGLVSVGGAVDAVYAAQITASEKFNYTPYVVAGLLFVAITIPMTRFTDWVAARMNRRQSQGGSV from the coding sequence GTGCCGTCAGCGCCGCCAGGGCCGTCAGGGCCGCCAGGGCCGTACGTGCCGTCCGCCCGGCGGATCGCCCGCGAGCGCTACCGCCGCGCCCGCACCCGGCGTTCGTTCACCGTCGCGACCGTGAGCACCCTGGCGGTGGCGGGCGCGCTGTACGCGCTGATCGTCAACTCGCCCGGCTGGCAGCGCACCCGGCAGACCTTCCTGGACCCGCACTACGCCCGGGTGTCCTTCCCGTCGATCCTGGACGGGCTGTGGCTCAACGTGCGGCTGCTGCTGGTGTGCGGGGCGGTCGTGCTGGTGGCCGGGCTGCTGGTGGCGCTGCTGCGCACCCTGCGCGGCCCGGTGTTCTTCCCGGTCCGCGCCCTGGCCATCGCCTACGTGGACTTCTTCCGCGGCCTGCCGCTGATCATCTGCCTGCTGGTGTGCATCTTCGGCCTGCCGGCGCTGCGGCTGAACGGCGTCACCCACGACCCCGTCACCCTCGGCGGCGTGGCCCTGTGCCTGACGTACACCGCGTACGTGGCCGAGGTGTTCCGGGCGGGCATCGAGAGCGTCCACCCGGCGCAGCGGGCCGCCGCCCGCTCGCTCGGGCTGACGAGCGCGCAGGCGATGCGGTACGTGGTGCTGCCGCAGGCGGTCCGCCGGGTCGTCCCGGCGCTCCTCAACGACCTGGTGTCGCTCCAGAAGGACACCGGCCTGGTCTCGGTCGGCGGGGCGGTCGACGCGGTCTACGCGGCGCAGATCACCGCCAGCGAGAAGTTCAACTACACGCCGTACGTGGTGGCCGGGCTGCTTTTCGTGGCCATCACCATCCCCATGACGCGGTTCACCGACTGGGTGGCCGCGCGGATGAACCGGCGCCAGTCGCAGGGAGGCTCGGTGTGA
- a CDS encoding ABC transporter substrate-binding protein — MRPAITPMTPSRAAVAASVLLVLALAGCSPQDDDGANAPSAETTSGAPSASSGSGGTATATTAVACAAGSLPTRTPGKLTVGTDNPAYDPWFSGDNPSNGKGYESAVAYAVAKRLGYPAGQVAWQKVPFNSAFAPGAKDFDFDINQVSISADRKKAVDFSPGYYDVRQAVVAPKGSKIFGARSLADLRNAKLGAQVGTTSLDLVDDVVKPARQPAVFQRNELAVAALKNGQVDGIVVDLPTAFYITSEVAGAKVVGQFTDTGSAPEQFGLVLDKGSPLTACVSQAVTSLRADGTLAALEKRWLSDAVDAPVLK; from the coding sequence ATGCGTCCTGCCATCACGCCGATGACCCCGTCCCGTGCGGCCGTGGCCGCCTCCGTCCTCCTCGTCCTCGCCCTGGCCGGCTGCTCTCCGCAGGACGACGACGGCGCCAACGCCCCGTCCGCCGAGACCACTTCCGGCGCCCCGTCGGCGAGCAGCGGTAGCGGCGGCACCGCCACCGCGACCACCGCCGTCGCCTGCGCGGCCGGCAGCCTGCCGACCCGCACCCCCGGCAAGCTCACCGTCGGGACCGACAACCCCGCCTACGACCCGTGGTTCTCCGGCGACAACCCCTCCAACGGCAAGGGTTACGAGTCCGCGGTCGCCTACGCCGTGGCCAAGCGGCTCGGCTACCCGGCCGGCCAAGTGGCCTGGCAGAAGGTGCCGTTCAACAGCGCCTTCGCGCCGGGCGCCAAGGACTTCGACTTCGACATCAACCAGGTCTCCATCAGCGCCGACCGGAAGAAGGCGGTGGACTTCTCGCCCGGCTACTACGACGTGCGGCAGGCCGTGGTGGCCCCCAAGGGCTCGAAGATCTTCGGCGCCCGCTCGCTGGCGGACCTGAGGAACGCCAAGCTCGGCGCCCAGGTGGGCACCACCAGCCTGGACCTCGTCGACGACGTGGTGAAGCCGGCCCGGCAGCCGGCCGTCTTCCAGCGCAACGAACTGGCCGTCGCCGCCCTCAAGAACGGCCAGGTCGACGGGATCGTGGTCGACCTCCCCACCGCCTTCTACATCACCAGCGAGGTCGCCGGCGCGAAGGTCGTCGGGCAGTTCACCGACACCGGGAGCGCGCCCGAGCAGTTCGGCCTGGTGCTCGACAAGGGCAGCCCGCTCACCGCGTGCGTCTCCCAGGCGGTCACCTCGCTGCGCGCCGACGGCACCCTCGCCGCCCTGGAGAAGCGCTGGCTGTCCGACGCCGTCGACGCACCGGTGCTGAAGTGA
- a CDS encoding DUF4126 family protein, with amino-acid sequence MNGPVRAALVGAATGLRSQLGLAVVSATTSPYQAADSVAVLARPRVRAVAAALAAAELVADKWSGVPDRRTALGLGARTVNGATAAAALTARSEPTRSRPARHGPTPTDATHADAASHEPDRSSAALARAALVGAATAVGAAYLGASWRAAAARNGRPDWPAALAEDAAALTLAWTACARPRAQTADGYASAASASGSRSLSPPAADSSGRR; translated from the coding sequence GTGAACGGTCCCGTCCGGGCGGCCCTCGTCGGCGCGGCGACCGGGCTGCGCAGCCAGCTGGGCCTCGCCGTCGTCTCCGCCACCACCTCGCCGTACCAGGCGGCCGACTCCGTGGCGGTGCTGGCCCGGCCGCGGGTGCGGGCCGTGGCGGCGGCGCTGGCGGCGGCCGAGCTCGTCGCGGACAAGTGGTCCGGCGTCCCCGACCGCCGTACGGCCCTCGGCCTCGGCGCGCGGACGGTGAACGGTGCGACGGCCGCCGCGGCACTCACCGCCCGCTCCGAGCCGACCCGCTCCAGGCCCGCCCGCCACGGGCCCACCCCCACCGACGCCACCCACGCCGATGCCGCCTCGCACGAGCCGGACCGCTCCTCGGCCGCTCTCGCCAGAGCGGCGCTGGTCGGCGCGGCGACCGCGGTGGGTGCCGCGTACCTGGGCGCCTCCTGGCGGGCCGCGGCGGCCCGCAACGGCCGTCCCGACTGGCCGGCGGCCCTGGCCGAGGACGCTGCGGCCCTCACGCTGGCCTGGACGGCGTGCGCACGCCCCCGGGCACAGACCGCCGACGGTTACGCCAGTGCCGCCTCGGCGTCCGGGTCCAGGTCGCTGTCGCCGCCCGCGGCCGACAGCTCCGGGAGGAGGTAG
- a CDS encoding carboxymuconolactone decarboxylase family protein: protein MTHIALDNNLPGIAGLMAHRPDTAAPLGHLANVLLRTGSSTLEPGQRELIAAYVSQRNSTPFCAGSHGAFAAAQLDGGNELVASVLDDPDTAAIDDRMRALLRVAAKVQEAARALPDETVAAAREAGATDEDIHDTVLIAASFCMYNRYVSALATSLPEDPETFYAQSAQRITTAGYLLPELSAAGGDSDLDPDAEAALA from the coding sequence ATGACGCACATCGCCCTCGACAACAACCTGCCGGGCATCGCCGGGCTGATGGCCCACCGACCCGACACGGCAGCCCCGTTGGGGCATCTGGCCAACGTCCTGCTGCGCACCGGCAGCTCCACCCTGGAGCCGGGGCAGCGCGAACTGATCGCCGCCTACGTCTCGCAGCGCAACAGCACCCCGTTCTGCGCCGGTTCGCACGGCGCCTTCGCCGCAGCCCAACTCGACGGCGGCAACGAGCTGGTGGCCTCGGTGCTCGACGACCCGGACACCGCCGCGATCGACGACCGGATGCGGGCGCTGCTGCGCGTCGCCGCGAAGGTGCAGGAGGCGGCCCGCGCGCTGCCGGACGAGACCGTGGCCGCGGCGCGCGAGGCGGGCGCCACGGACGAGGACATCCACGACACCGTCCTGATCGCGGCGTCCTTCTGCATGTACAACCGGTACGTCAGCGCCCTGGCCACCAGCCTGCCCGAGGACCCGGAGACGTTCTACGCCCAGTCCGCCCAGCGGATCACCACCGCCGGCTACCTCCTCCCGGAGCTGTCGGCCGCGGGCGGCGACAGCGACCTGGACCCGGACGCCGAGGCGGCACTGGCGTAA
- a CDS encoding glycoside hydrolase family 19 protein produces the protein MSRQRLIAFLASLAAVVGLAIMVPLSSPASAADCAAAWNASSVYTGGMTASYNSHNWSAKWWTQGETPGVADVWADQGGCSGGSGGTTGGSTGGSGCSYPAWVAGRSYVAGDIVQYTNGLDYVATHDNPGYDPTISTWYWSPYTCSGSGSGGTTPPAGGFVVSEAQFDQMFPSRNSFYTYSGLTAALGAYPGFATTGSDTVKKQEAAAFLANVSHETGGLVYIVEQNTANYSHYCDTNQSYGCPAGQSAYYGRGPLQISWNFNYKAAGDALGIDLLDNPNLVQTDPAVAWKTALWYWDTQSGPGTMTPHNAMVNSAGFGETIRSINGSVECNGGNPAEVQDRVNDYESFVSILGVSAGSNLSC, from the coding sequence GTGTCGAGACAACGTCTCATCGCGTTCCTGGCCTCACTCGCGGCCGTCGTGGGCCTGGCGATCATGGTCCCCCTGTCCTCGCCCGCCTCGGCCGCGGACTGCGCCGCCGCCTGGAACGCGTCCTCGGTCTACACCGGCGGCATGACCGCCTCGTACAACAGCCACAACTGGTCCGCGAAGTGGTGGACGCAGGGTGAGACGCCCGGCGTCGCCGACGTCTGGGCCGACCAGGGCGGGTGCTCGGGCGGCAGTGGCGGAACGACGGGCGGGTCGACCGGCGGCAGCGGTTGCAGCTACCCGGCCTGGGTCGCGGGCCGGTCGTACGTCGCCGGCGACATCGTGCAGTACACCAACGGCCTCGACTACGTCGCCACCCACGACAACCCGGGCTACGACCCGACCATCAGCACCTGGTACTGGAGCCCGTACACCTGCTCCGGCTCCGGCTCCGGCGGTACCACGCCGCCGGCCGGCGGATTCGTGGTCAGCGAGGCGCAGTTCGACCAGATGTTCCCGAGCCGGAACTCCTTCTACACCTACAGCGGCCTCACCGCGGCGCTCGGCGCGTACCCGGGCTTCGCCACCACCGGCAGCGACACGGTGAAGAAGCAGGAGGCCGCCGCCTTCCTCGCCAACGTCAGCCACGAGACCGGCGGCCTCGTCTACATCGTGGAGCAGAACACCGCCAACTACTCGCACTACTGCGACACGAACCAGTCCTACGGCTGCCCCGCCGGACAGTCGGCGTACTACGGCCGCGGGCCGCTGCAGATCAGCTGGAACTTCAACTACAAGGCGGCCGGAGACGCGTTGGGGATCGACCTGCTGGACAACCCCAACCTCGTCCAGACCGATCCGGCCGTCGCCTGGAAGACCGCCCTGTGGTACTGGGACACCCAGTCCGGCCCCGGCACGATGACCCCCCACAACGCCATGGTCAACAGCGCCGGGTTCGGCGAGACCATCCGCAGCATCAACGGCAGCGTCGAGTGCAACGGCGGCAACCCCGCCGAGGTGCAGGACCGCGTCAACGACTACGAGAGCTTCGTGTCCATCCTGGGCGTGTCGGCGGGCAGCAACCTCTCCTGCTGA